A region of the Leishmania major strain Friedlin complete genome, chromosome 4 genome:
agacggcagcgcgggcagccgcctcctgcgccagcgcgcttgtgtcctccagctgcgcctcgccgAAGATGACGAAGGTGTTGGTGCCAGGGAAGCGGTACACCTCTGGCTGCACCATGGCGAAGGACAGGGAGCCAACCTTGCGAATGGTGACCTTCGTGATGTTGGGCTCCGGCTTGAGGCCCATCTTGGCCATGGCCTTGGCGTAGCGCTTCGACTGCTTCGCGTTCTGTGGCACCTCAGCCGCCTCGAGCGTCGGGATCTCCTCGTCGGCCATCGCCGCGGCGTTCTGCACCTCCTCAACGGACATGGTGATAgagtgtggtggtggtggtggtggtggtggtggtgtgtgcttGAGAGAGCGTTAGAgagatgcgtgtgtgttctaACAAGGGTTtgatgttgtgtgtgtgtgtgtgtgtgtgtacgtggaGGCACGGACACGAGGTAGGGGAGGAGTCACAGAAGAATCGCGTGCACGGAGGGCGAGAGCaacgaagagaggagggcaggggaggaggcgtcgctgccgacaATGAAGCCGCTGCGAGCTCACTTTTCAACCCACCCCCACGAGCTCATGCGAGCATGCGAGcgcccctttctctcccccaTACTGCAAAGAACTTGTGTGTCTATCCTGAACCGAAGCAGCCGTTGCAGCTGTCCGTGACATagtttctctcctctctcgcgctgGGGTGAGGTGCAAACAAGTACGCATGGAAGGTTGCCAGGTAGCGGCGGAGGCACACGTCCGAAGATGaggatggaggagggggcgcaggagggagggaggggggggggcgagacATGATGTTGTTCCTTCACGTCTTGTCGAAGACGATGCGGGGCACACGaccccccttctcccctgcCGCGAGAAACGTAAAGAGGAAAGTCCAAAAAGCAATCATGCACGACGCAGGCACATGCGCAGCGATGCACAtgagcgcacgcacgcgacacacaagcacacacgcacgcacacagagtTGCTTGCCGAATCACGTGCTAATCGACTTGCTCGATAGCGACATCCGTGGCGCTTCCGCCTCGAAAGCTCGGCAGCGTAGCCGCGCCGGTGCCTCCCGCATGCTGGCTAGGTCTTGCGTGAGTGTGGCTGCGGTTACCGCTGGTCGGCGACGTGCGAGACACAGTGCTGCGGTagtttctctctctgctgttgCGCCCCGCGGAAACGTGCGAggcaccactaccaccagTGGCAGCAAAgtcggccgccgcgctctcTGCGGGGAACACGGCGCTACCAATGCACATCACCAAACACCCGCCGCAGCAGACAAGGAAGGCCAGGGCCCCGAGAACGACAAGGATGGGGAGGAAAGCAAGGAACGCCGACGGGTCGGGGCCGCTGGTGCGCTTGTTGTACTCGTACTCTCCCTTCATCGCCCACATGCACGTCATGTACAGTCCACACGCCGACGGGAAGACGCGAAGAATGACGTTGGCGACGCGCTCCCTGCAACTGacacggcgacggtgcgtgcactgctgcggcgacgacgatgggGCCGCCGCGTTGGGGCTCGTGCTTTGAGCGACGGGCGTCTCCTCTGGAGACGCTGGCGTTGTGGCCACCGTCGAGTCCATGAAAGAGCCCTCGAGCACGCTGATCAGCACATGTACGCCGAAGTACGTCATCAGCGGCGCGAGAATCACCCAGAAGCTCAGCACgggaggcgcggcagcgatgctgtCGCCGGCGGTGCCCCTGCTTCGCGGAAGCGAATGCAGGCTTCCGAGAtacgcctgctgctgcacggcgcGTCGAAACGCCAAGGCAAGGAAGgtgtacacgcacaccgccTCGAACAACACCTCGGCCACCTCGCGCCAGTACCGCGCCGTCTTCCATGGCTGCGAGAGAAAGGAGTCATTGCCGAAACCGccttcggcgccgctgctgtgagTCGCCTCCGATTCATCGATGCTGCTGGCCTCACCGTGGCCACTGCCAGGCCACAGGAACGGATCCTCGACCGAGGTGTTCGTGTGATGATTGCCGCGGACGCCGGCGTCTTCCCCCTCACCGAACAAgggcgagtgcgtgcgcgagtACACTGTCGGCACCAGCATTGCGAGGTCACTCACCGTACCCAGGACGTACCAAATCAGCCACGGAATGAAGGCGGTGAGAGGGGCGATGCGGTGATCGAGCGCGGCCGCTGTTGTCGTCGCGATCACGACGCAGAGAAGAAGGCGTACACTGGGGAGCAGCAGGATGTACATGCCACGGCGCACACTCGTCATCATCACCGTGAGGctggccagcagcagcaccggcaggaAGCACCAGACAGGAATGAGCACAACACCCCACGAGGGCCACTCGCGTGGCGCGTCAATTTTGTAGCAGCTGATGAGCAGCGCGATAaacagcgacgccgtcatgAAGCCGAGGAGAAGACATCCTGCGGCAACGTTGCCGACGGCTAGCAGCAAGCTGCCTACCATTCCACTGCCGTAGTCGCCGAGCTGCTTCAGGCCTTCGCGACCGACGGTGTCGTACAGCTGACGCTGTCGCAGATCGCTGAGGAcgcggtgcgcctcctcgatCCGCTGGAACTGCTCGACAGTGGCACCTGCATTGCGATCGGGGTGGTAGCGcagggcgaggcggcggtacTGCTGCGAAATCTCAGCCGTGGTGCACTGCGCATCGAGCTCCAGCACCTGGTACAGCTCACCACTGCATTGACGTGGAAGCATCGTTCATGCACGTAAAAGGAAGGCACAGGATCACGCGccccacacgcgcgcgcgaaaTCGAAGACGATGTCGAAGTGGCACACTATgacaggggagagggaggtggggggcgagggggggggagaacgGGCAGGAGACACGGCGGgaggtgtgtctgtgtgtgtgggcttCACGTGCAGGTAACAAGGTTGTGCGctgcggaggagacggcgtAGAGGatgtgcacacgcttgccGATGAGGTTCAATCTAGCACcagtgagggagaggcaggagACGAAATACGAATGGGGCGCgtgggcagcgcagccgttGGTGGTTGGCTCCACGATCCACAGCCCACGAAGAGAAAGGGGCCGGTccgcgagcgtgtgtgtgtgtgtgtgtgtgtggcatcAACAGAGGCGGCTGTAcccacacatgcgcgcgcttgatgggagaggggcgggggagggtcccccctccctcccagAGGGAAGGAGTGGAGATACTGCCTGGTCATCCGCACAGATgccgacacgcacacctctgcgagacggcagcaccacgaAAGATGCGGCACCGCTCCTTTCCGCGTCTGTTCATGCGAGGACTTTCCAGCCGTTGACGCTCGCGTCTCGGTATGTGAACGGTAAGGAGGACTCTCGAGGAAACATCTAAAGAGGAGAACACCCTCTAAAACACACGAATACCTcgtcttgctgctgctgctgcggcggcggcggccgcggcggtgtggcaatgcacgcacgcgcgccgatGCTCCTGTGTTAGAGGGGCTGTTTCTCTACGGCATGCTTGCAAGTACTTCACGAGCCGcacagagaaggggaggggggggggaaagTGAGCAGGCGAGCGTCTccgagcgagagagcggcgaCATACTCGAACGCGGGGTGTGCCGCCAGTTCTTCGCGTACTGTACCCAAGCGCACAAACAGTGGCACACATGGCTGGTGCAAGAAGGCCGCCAACGACTCCcctgcgccctcccccacctcatcgccgccactAGGTCAGTATGCTGcccgtgcgcgcgtgcgcagcttcACGTGCACCAGCTCAGCGCCGTTCTCGTTGCACTTGGGTGTCGACGTAGCTGTGGCGGAGCACCGCGATTGCTGCGATGGCACTGACATCGGGACTACGCTCCTGCCGCGACTGGTGCGCTGCACAGGCGAGCTCCACTCCCGTCGAGGTACCCTGTCACcgctccgcagcggcgaagtTTCCATCATCATCGCTGCGCTGTACACGCTGCTGTCACTGTCGCAGTGGGGTTCGGTCGAcgtgcgctgcttctgctcttgcagcaccgctgccatcTCGAGAGGATGGgcccgcggcgcgcgcatCGCAGCCGTGACACTAGCTGTCCGAAAAGTTGTTCGCGGCTGCCAGTTTCTGGCGCAGTAGGTGTCCTCTCGCTCTTCCATTTCGGAAAAGTGGCGTTGGCGGTGACTCGTCACCTTGCGCAGCCGACTGGTTACGGTCCCACGCGGCACGATGTGCGGCGGCTCCGCTGTCGACAGGTGGCGTTTGGCGGGGGTgatcgccgacgccgtcgtgGATGGGTGATGAGACCGCCACGCTGGCGAATCTTGCTCAGTGCCAGGCAttgccgccgctcctgcatGATGGTTTTGATGGACGCGCCTCCTGTGTGTGCTTGCCCATGCGCCGTTGGCCTTTGTTGGCGTCAGCGatgaggctgctgctggccgctgcggcgccggggAATGAGACGACAGCTCTGTGAGGGGTGAATGACGCCCCCACTTCCTCCCGCACTCCACACGCTGAGACGGGCTCGGATCGCATGCtgggtgctgccgcgcggaGACGGGGTCGCCgcgcccgctgcgcagcccCGCCGTTCCACGCTGCTCCGCATGCTCGCGCAACCATTCCCTCGCCCGTGCCTCGGCGGCCGTCGCGGCCTCGTACTCCGCCCTTGCCAGCCGCTCGTTGCCCACATGACGCTGTGAGTTGACGCGTGGCTGGACGCCGTCATAGATGGtacggcgccgtcgacgcgaCGATGTCGGGGACGCCTGCCGCGAGGCCACCTGGGCTGGGCTTTCGTGTCGCTTGCGCGAGGCGGCTTCCCACATGGTAGGAGTAACCCgtgcggcggaggaggcaaaGGGCGGCCCCGGCGGGGCGAGAGCCGGGATGCTGTAGAACCTCCGCCGACTACCGGCGCCGACCTCCGGCGAGGTGCCACGGCCGTGACTCTGCGTGTAGACCTCGTCTAGCCACggctcgtcgtctgcgccactgctgctggggttgtggccgccgccgttgctgcgctgccacgaGTGGTGCTGCGAGtgggggtggaggtggcggtgctggtgcagcagcaagctttgcacctccacctccgcgtcGGCCAACTTGCCCTCCTCACGTTCCAGCTCTGACAGACAGCATGCACGCGCGACAGTGGACGACCCCTGTGATGGGGCGGTTGGCACGCTCTGGCGTCGCGCTGTCGGATGCGAGgatgtcgctgctgccggtgcctcTCTAGCGCTGTTGGGCGGCTGTGTCGCCAGCACCTTGTAGACCTGCGGTGGTTCCACAACGTCAACGCGATACGGAGAGTGTGTAGGGTGGCGAGCGCTCAACACACGCGGCGACGTGGGCATCGcggtctgctgctgcgtcgccaaGGTCGGGGaggtcgcggcggcgaccaTCTTGGTGAGGTAAGCCTGTTGGCTGCTAGCGGGTGAGGCTTGATGGGAGCGGACCTGGATGCCCGATGGCTGGTGCACCGGCTGCGCCATGCGCAACTCACCGCGTGGCGTgaggggcggcgacggcgttggAAGTGGTGTGTGCACCGGTGCGGCAACCTCTCGGCGCTCTTGTGCATCCGTGCtgggcggcggaggcgtcgctgcagacGCCTTCTTCGCCCACAGGGGATCCGCTTCCGTGGAAGTGGTGGTCACGCTCAGCTGTGACATCGCTGCGGAGAGAACCGATGACGAtgtggcggagctggaagGGTTTGATGCGGAGATGGCGTCTGGAGCCGCACCTTTGTGGCCGTCCCAGACCTCGCGAATGGCGGCATCGTTGGAGAGCTTCATATGCGCTtgcgcgccgctgtggctgctgtgctgcgcctgcgacACGGGCGGCCGCGCGTAGGAGTAGGCAGCGTAGCGGTGGTTGTCGGCGTCTGGTGTCCTGCCCTGCAACCTCTGCAACTCAGCATCGCTGTACTGATTGTAGCGTACGTCGACCAGGTACAGGTGGGGCAGTAGCTGCGAGTCCTGGCGAGGGAACAGGCGGTCCTGGGTAAGGGCTCGGATTACCTCCCTTGACTTTAGTGCCTTCGCATCGAcaccctgctgctgcagcagcacatcgtGCGTGGCGTCATCTGCCAGCAGGTTCTCCAGCACTGCCTCGACGCCCTGGAGGGACATGTTGTTGTGCGCCATCAGAACGTGCTGCAGTGATGCCCACACCATATCCGCCTTGACGTCTGGCGAGAAGTACGACAGGAAGCCGtcttcgctgctgcccgcCGCGTTGGCGCGGGCGGACACAAGCGCGTAGGGGCGCGTGCGACGGACGGCGCGCATAATCAGCGAAGACGCGAGCCACGGCCCTGTCGTGTCGTCGAGTCCACACGAGCGCACGTCTAGGTATAGGATAGAgagccgcggtggcgccaccaccccgcCCGCTATCACCGACACTTCCTTTCCGACGTTCTCTAGCGCGTCGATAAGATGCGTGAAGAAGAGCTTGCAGTACTCAGTGCATGCAGCGCGTGCCTCGCTTCGGTTCAGCCGGTCCCCAAGGTACAGCGTCGGGTCGAATTCGATGCCGATGGGGCACACAGCCTTGCCGCTGTTCTGAGCgtcggccgctgccgcgcgagctGTTCTGCGCGCCTCCATGTCGTCGAGGATGGCGTTCAGCACCGGCACGTACGTTCTCGACGTGGTGAAGGCACCGGGGGCCGCACAGTCCGCCACGACCAAGATGGGCGACTCCTCCGCGGAGAGTGGCGATGCCCGCTTCGCCGCGCAGGctgagccgctgctgcgtaaACAGTGCTTCACTTTCTCGGCCGCCGTGACGCGTATCTTCGGGCACCGCACCACCACATCACCGCCGCTACCAACGTTTGGGCTCGCACGCACCTTTTGCTGGGTCATTATGACGCTGTTCGGCACCGGCGTGTCGGCGTGCAGCAACACGGAGACGTTGCTCCCcatcgtgtgcgtgtgcgcgtgcctgaGGGGCGGGGGTAAGGAGCAGCGCTCCAAGTGGAGGATGGCGATGTAaatgcgtgtgcgtgtatcaAGTGAAGCGAAGATCGATCAAGAGGCCATGATAGCCCGAGAGCGCAAAGAGGATGCGACGctgacgacggcgagcagGCGCGTTGATAAGATCCACCCACACTTTTATAGTTCTGTGACTGCGTCCGCGTGGTGAGTCGGGCgctgagggagagggtgtgtgcgcgtgtgtatggaGGGGTGGGTGAACGGTTGACGAGATACAGGCCGTGAGAGGGGCTCGCTTGCAGGGCACGATCCCAACGATGTCTGCCTCAActctcgcacacacaagcacacacacacacacacacacgaacgcaGATATCGCCAACGAAGAAGATAAACTGTGCGAGAAGAGGAGACGAGTGAGACAGCAACGAAGGGCCtcagcaccgcagcggcatctgCCGAAGATAAAATAGCGGCGGTAGCGGTTCAGAATCTAAAGGAAGCAGCGCGTGAGGGATGTAGAGCACCACGCGTGGGCGTGggtttgtgtgcgtatgACCCTCTGTGAGGTGGAGATGTcagaggaaggggaggagggtgcgagCGCACGCCCAAACACAGCCTTGTAAgagagtgcgtgcgtgggtggcaGAGGTCCCCAACGTTAAGGGTCCAAGTAGAGGAGAGAGGTGgcgaggtggagcagcgcgagAAAACAAAGCACGCCATTCCCCAGCACCGAGGGCGCTCCGTGCAGCAGATGAGCGAGGCGCGTGGAGCACTgcgaggcagaggagagaaaggcagagggggaggggggaggagaagggagggaagacgGCGGACGCCTGGGCGTGTGCTGACTCTGGTTGAGTGGATCGGCGAAAGTGCTGCAGGGTACAGTAAAGCATGTATGTatcgagggagagggaggggcaggctGTGCGCCGGGCGCATGCGCAGCCCGCCTGCGGATGCGCGCTGGTGTGTCGCGAGAGGGGTTGACGCACCTCCGCCCATGCAcccagccccctccccctcccccttccctcccccccgcacgtacacgcgcacggcACACCTCAGTCGCAACAGACATCAGCTGACTCATGCGCGGTGACAGCAAGGGAGtaacaacgaaaaaaatcAACACAGACATGAAACCGAAAGGGACCGAAGCGGCTGGCTGTACATGAAAGCACGCGGATACAGAGGAGAATTTACTGGAGGAGACgacgagggggagagaggagctCCACACACCACGTGCGCGGCACCTTCATCAACAAcgggagacgcacacaccacacagacacaggcacacactcCAGGACGtatcgcccccccccccttcccttcttctctccttccctctcccaaAGCAGGACACGCTATGCTTGAGATATCTAGTAGGCGTACTTGAACTCACTGAAGTGGGTATGCTTGCCGAAGCGCGACGAGCTCACGGGGTCGACCGGCGTCTTGCCATGCACCGTCATCGTCTTGCCAGTGTTGGGGTTGCCAGTGTAGAGAGTGATGGGCTCGTCGCTGAGGTAATCCTGCGAGAGCTCCTCCACGATAGGCAGCACCTCGTTCTCGTCGCACATGGTCGCGCGGTACTCGGAGACGTTGGGGCCGCAGGAGCGGCTCATCCACTTCATGCtcacctcgcgcagctgctgctgctcctggcGCGCCCGCAGGTCGGCGGCCTGCAtctccttcgccgccaccCTCGCCTGCTCCATCAGCCGCTGGCTGCGCACCCCCAGGTctggccgccgcagcgatgTGACGTTGCTACTCGTGCTGTTGAATTCTACGCGGTAGGTCGAGTCTAGGCTGCGCATGGTCGGGTGGCGCGAGTCACACGTCAGATACGGTGTGCTCGTGTGGCCGCCCGTGTAGATGCCGTTGGGCTGCTCTGTGATGACCTccatcgtcgctgtcggGTTCCAGCCGGACTTGAGAAATGTTTGCatgtgctgcaccggcgccgagGATGACGTCAGCAGCTCGCCGCTCGCCTGGTTGTGTTGCtgttgcagctgcgcctcctggATCGCAAGCAGGTCGCGCTCCAGCGCATCCTCCTCTTGCCAGTTGCCGCAGAGAACTCGGCGCGGGCGACGGTCCGCTGCCGTCAAGCTATCCGCGCCCGGCGAGGAGGCACCACTCGCGCCGGGTTCcatggccgccgcggctgctccCGTGACGGTGGGCCGCACACGGTTGTACCGGCGCTCCTCCACCCACGTCCCACCTGGGCTGCAGGTGTCGATGGGGACGTAAGGCTTCCGCGCCTTGCCGTAGTAGGGGTCCATCATGGGCAAGCGAAGCGGGGGACGGGATGCCTGGTGACGCGTgcgagggaaagaggggacgagggcggagggggggggagccgCAGCTGTGGTGGCGATGACACAAACTGATgcagcaaggaggaggaggaggagggggaggaaggcagTGGGTGGTGAGGTGGTCACTTCTTCACTACTTGACAAAGACGGACGTCCCATGCAGAGGGACGAGcacgtgtttgtgtgtgtgtgtgtaagggGAGGAGGTTGTCAGAGAAGGGACGAAGGGTGGAGGGCCTTGCTTGCCgacgccctctctctctctctctctctccgcctcgcACGCACTCGCCCCACGTCAAGGCGTCGCGGCCGTTCGCATCACCCTGGTTCCAGCTGCACTTCCTCGTGCTCAACGATAGCTTCtacggagggggggggagtggggagggggagagttCGTTCACTTAACGAAAAAGGTAGACGTTACTATATGCGCGCTTACGGACAGATATTACACGGACACAGAGGCACGAGCATGCTGCCCCAACCGCCACGCccgcttcctctctcccccctcccctctccacacaggacatgcgcgcatgcacgcacatgtCGCTCTGGAGTGccccgaggaggaggaggaggtgagggagggagggggtggtggtggtggtggaagaCGAGCGCACCTCTGCGTGGATTAGCGGGAGGCGGACGAGCacggaaagggaggagaggccTTGCCTtgcctcatcctcctccgttCTGTCCACAGATCCTGCCCCTGGTTTGCTGAAGGGACAGGACAAGCAAACACCAAGCCGCAGCGAGAGACGGGGTTCAGGCATGTTCGACGggcccacacacgcgtacacacaaGGCACCTGCGATGACTCTCTTTGGGACATCCGCCTTCACCGGACACGCATGCCTCGTCGGCTTCCCACGCAGACCTTCCTCGCCTTCTGGTGTGAAAGGCACCGCTCGAGGGAGGGGAAACCTCTACGCCTTACCGACGCCCACCCACGgagacgcagacgcacagacacagacactGGCAGACGGCATTACTGCACCCACTTGGGCAGTTTCTTGTACGGGTTGCCAGCCTTCCTCTCCTTGAGCTTCTTGCCCTTCGCCTCagctcgctgccgtcgcgcctCCAGCCGCTTGTTGACAAGTCCCTTGCCATCCTCGGTCTTACGCAGCTTCCCTTCGGCGATGTGCTTTGCCTTTGCCTCCAGCGTCGCCACCTTCTTCGCCGTGCCCTGCACCACACCGCTGACCATCTTGTAAAAACGTGCTGCCTTCTTGCGGGCgacctgcagctgcatcttgcgcgtcgccgcctcctggCGCTTCACCTCGCTCATCTTGCGCTGCAGACGTGCCTCGGACGTCTCCGTCTGACGTGACTTCTCCTGCGCCTTGCGCAgtgcctgccgccgccgcgccaccacTTCGTTCGTCGGCGCGTTCATCAGGTTCAtctcgcgctgcttcttcaCCTTGAACGCCGACAGCTTcggccgctgcacctcctccgtgaCCTCCTCTTCCTGCCACGCCGGCTTCCTGCGTGCCTCCGCAAGCTCGTCACCGGAGAGCGAGACATCGTCCT
Encoded here:
- a CDS encoding nascent polypeptide associated complex subunit-like protein, copy 1 encodes the protein MSVEEVQNAAAMADEEIPTLEAAEVPQNAKQSKRYAKAMAKMGLKPEPNITKVTIRKVGSLSFAMVQPEVYRFPGTNTFVIFGEAQLEDTSALAQEAAARAAVSGAASASSDAAASVPAAEEDDDEEVDAGDLDEKEINVVMSQANVSRSKAIKALKNNNGDIVNTIMELTM
- a CDS encoding putative heat shock protein is translated as MLPRQCSGELYQVLELDAQCTTAEISQQYRRLALRYHPDRNAGATVEQFQRIEEAHRVLSDLRQRQLYDTVGREGLKQLGDYGSGMVGSLLLAVGNVAAGCLLLGFMTASLFIALLISCYKIDAPREWPSWGVVLIPVWCFLPVLLLASLTVMMTSVRRGMYILLLPSVRLLLCVVIATTTAAALDHRIAPLTAFIPWLIWYVLGTVSDLAMLVPTVYSRTHSPLFGEGEDAGVRGNHHTNTSVEDPFLWPGSGHGEASSIDESEATHSSGAEGGFGNDSFLSQPWKTARYWREVAEVLFEAVCVYTFLALAFRRAVQQQAYLGSLHSLPRSRGTAGDSIAAAPPVLSFWVILAPLMTYFGVHVLISVLEGSFMDSTVATTPASPEETPVAQSTSPNAAAPSSSPQQCTHRRRVSCRERVANVILRVFPSACGLYMTCMWAMKGEYEYNKRTSGPDPSAFLAFLPILVVLGALAFLVCCGGCLVMCIGSAVFPAESAAADFAATGGSGASHVSAGRNSRERNYRSTVSRTSPTSGNRSHTHARPSQHAGGTGAATLPSFRGGSATDVAIEQVD